One Colias croceus chromosome 29, ilColCroc2.1 DNA segment encodes these proteins:
- the LOC123704268 gene encoding catalase-like, which yields MDSITHFDRQIIPERVVHGKGSGAFGYFEVTNDVSKYTKADFLNEVGKKTPVAVRFSLAGGERGSSDGTPGGLRGFAVKFYTKEGNFDILGLNTPMFALKDPILFPNFIHALGRNPATNVPDPNMLWDFLTRYPTTLNMFLRLFGNAGTPRGYRYMPGYAIHTYQVQNKNGDIYFVRFHFMPEDGKESITPEEASQLDPDSFTRDLYEAIACGKRVAWNFGIQVLTKERALNAKIDVFDTTLELPFKEYPITPVGKLVLNRNPLNFFAEVEQLAFCPCNLVPGIEGAPDKLFEGRMFSYRDTQNYRLGINYNNIKVNCPFETVARTYNRDGVPPVDYNGKDSPNYYENSFNGPVAYNDVKRSKLVKIKQGKANNFEQIAKSYLDMDEDEKDVVITNIVNSLGPAIDSLRDKAVKIFTEIEKDLGNRIKKGLEGFSREAVCNMTLDSSS from the coding sequence ATGGATTCCATAACTCACTTCGATAGACAAATAATTCCAGAGCGAGTAGTACATGGGAAAGGTTCTGGAGCATTCGGATATTTTGAAGTAACGAATGACGTCAGCAAATATACCAAAGCAGATTTCCTTAACGAAGTTGGTAAGAAAACTCCGGTTGCTGTTAGATTTTCGCTTGCTGGTGGTGAGCGAGGTAGCAGTGATGGCACCCCAGGTGGTCTACGAGGATTCGCTGTAAAATTCTACACGAAAGAAGGAAATTTCGATATACTTGGCTTAAACACGCCAATGTTTGCTCTTAAAGATCCTATACTATTTCCCAATTTTATTCATGCTCTTGGAAGAAATCCAGCAACTAATGTTCCTGATCCAAATATGCTTTGGGACTTTTTAACACGCTATCCCACGACTTTGAACATGTTTTTACGGTTGTTTGGTAATGCTGGTACGCCAAGAGGCTATCGCTATATGCCTGGATATGCTATACATACGTATCAAGTGCAAAATAAGAATGGCGATATATACTTTGTTAGATTTCACTTCATGCCAGAAGATGGTAAAGAAAGTATAACTCCTGAGGAGGCTTCGCAATTAGATCCTGACTCATTTACCAGAGATTTATATGAAGCGATTGCTTGTGGAAAACGTGTTGCTTGGAACTTTGGTATACAAGTCTTAACAAAAGAACGAGCTTTAAATGCGAAGATCGACGTCTTTGACACAACTTTAGAGCTCCCATTTAAAGAATACCCCATAACGCCTGTAGGCAAATTAGTTCTCAATAGGAATCCTCTAAATTTCTTCGCTGAAGTAGAACAACTAGCTTTCTGTCCATGTAACTTAGTACCTGGAATAGAAGGAGCACcagataaattattcgaaGGACGTATGTTTTCTTACAGAGACACTCAGAACTATCGTTTAGgaataaactataataatattaaagtgaaTTGTCCGTTTGAAACTGTAGCACGTACCTACAATAGAGATGGTGTCCCACCAGTTGATTATAATGGAAAAGATTCGCCTAATTACTATGAAAACTCTTTCAATGGTCCAGTTGCGTACAACGATGTTAAGAGATcaaaattagtaaaaataaaacaaggaaAAGCTAATAATTTTGAACAAATAGCTAAATCATATTTAGATATGGATGAAGATGAAAAAGATGTTGTAATCACCAATATAGTTAATAGTTTAGGCCCTGCTATAGATTCCTTGCGCGATAAAGctgtcaaaatatttacagaaatTGAGAAAGACCTTGGAAACAGAATTAAGAAAGGTTTAGAAGGATTCAGTAGAGAAGCAGTTTGTAATATGACATTGGATAGTTCGTCATGA